One genomic region from Streptomyces venezuelae encodes:
- a CDS encoding MurR/RpiR family transcriptional regulator, with protein sequence MTNEVKESFTSDAPPAPAALAAKVRTLAPSMTRSMQRVAEAVAGDPAGCAALTVTGLAELTGTSEATVVRTARLLGYPGYRDLRLALAGLAAQQQSGRAPAVTADIAVDDPVADVVAKLAYDEQQTLADTAAGLDTVQLGAAVTALAAARRVDIYGVGASGLVAQDLAQKLLRIGLIAHAHSDPHLAVTNAVQLRSGDVAIAITHSGSTGDVIEPLRVAFDHGATTVAITGRPDGPVTQYADHVLTTSTARESELRPAAMSSRTSQLLVVDCLFTCVTQRTYETAAPALAASYEALAHRHSPRTR encoded by the coding sequence GTGACCAATGAAGTGAAGGAAAGTTTCACGAGCGACGCGCCCCCCGCGCCCGCCGCCCTCGCGGCCAAGGTGCGGACCCTCGCACCCTCCATGACCCGCTCGATGCAGCGGGTCGCCGAAGCCGTCGCCGGCGACCCGGCCGGCTGCGCCGCCCTCACGGTCACCGGCCTCGCCGAGCTCACCGGCACCAGTGAGGCGACCGTCGTCCGCACCGCCCGGCTCCTCGGCTACCCCGGCTACCGCGACCTGCGCCTCGCCCTCGCCGGCCTCGCCGCGCAGCAGCAGTCCGGCCGCGCACCCGCCGTCACCGCCGACATCGCAGTCGACGACCCGGTGGCCGACGTCGTCGCCAAGCTGGCCTACGACGAGCAGCAGACCCTCGCCGACACCGCCGCCGGACTCGACACCGTCCAGCTCGGCGCCGCCGTCACCGCCCTCGCCGCCGCCCGCCGCGTCGACATCTACGGCGTCGGCGCCTCCGGCCTCGTCGCCCAGGACCTCGCCCAGAAACTGCTCCGCATCGGCCTGATCGCCCACGCCCACAGCGACCCGCACCTCGCCGTCACCAACGCCGTGCAGCTCCGCTCCGGCGACGTCGCCATCGCGATCACGCACTCCGGCTCCACCGGCGACGTCATAGAACCGCTGCGGGTCGCCTTCGACCACGGCGCCACCACGGTCGCGATCACCGGCCGCCCGGACGGCCCGGTCACGCAGTACGCCGACCACGTCCTGACCACCTCCACCGCCCGCGAGAGCGAACTGCGCCCCGCGGCCATGTCGTCCCGCACCAGCCAACTCCTGGTCGTGGACTGTCTGTTCACCTGTGTCACCCAGCGTACGTACGAGACGGCGGCCCCTGCCCTCGCCGCCTCGTACGAAGCCCTCGCCCACCGCCACTCGCCCCGGACCCGCTGA
- the murQ gene encoding N-acetylmuramic acid 6-phosphate etherase, whose amino-acid sequence MPTSTYSELRAQLATLTTEAFRPELAEIDRLPTLEIARTMNGEDRTVPAAVARELPAIAAAIDATAERMARGGRLIYLGAGTAGRLGVLDASECPPTFNTDPSQVLGLIAGGPAAMVQAVEGAEDSKELAVEDLTALGLTGNDTVVGISASGRTPYAIGAVEHARALGALTIGLSCNAGSALAAAAEHGIEVVPGPELLTGSTRLKAGTAQKLVLNMISTITMIRLGKTYGNLMVDVRASNDKLQARSRRIVALATGAPDEQIEAALTAADGEVKNAILMILADVDAPTAARRLTVSQGHLRAALHATEPTA is encoded by the coding sequence ATGCCCACTTCCACGTACTCCGAGCTCCGCGCCCAGCTGGCCACCCTCACCACCGAGGCGTTCCGTCCCGAGCTCGCGGAGATCGACCGGCTCCCGACGCTGGAGATCGCCCGGACCATGAACGGCGAGGACCGGACCGTCCCCGCCGCCGTCGCCCGCGAGCTCCCCGCCATCGCCGCCGCGATCGACGCGACGGCCGAGCGCATGGCCCGCGGCGGCCGGCTGATCTACCTGGGCGCCGGCACCGCGGGCCGCCTCGGCGTCCTCGACGCCAGCGAGTGCCCGCCCACCTTCAACACCGACCCCTCCCAGGTCCTCGGCCTGATCGCGGGCGGCCCCGCCGCGATGGTCCAGGCCGTCGAGGGCGCCGAGGACTCCAAGGAACTCGCGGTGGAGGACCTCACCGCGCTCGGCCTCACCGGGAACGACACCGTGGTCGGCATCTCCGCCTCCGGCCGCACGCCGTACGCCATCGGCGCCGTCGAACACGCCCGCGCGCTCGGGGCGTTGACCATCGGCCTGTCCTGCAACGCGGGCAGCGCGCTCGCCGCCGCCGCCGAGCACGGCATCGAGGTCGTCCCCGGCCCCGAGCTCCTCACCGGCTCCACCCGCCTCAAGGCCGGCACCGCCCAGAAGCTCGTCCTCAACATGATCTCGACCATCACGATGATCCGCCTCGGCAAGACCTACGGAAACCTGATGGTCGACGTCCGCGCCTCCAACGACAAGCTCCAGGCCCGCTCGCGGCGGATCGTCGCCCTGGCCACCGGCGCCCCGGACGAGCAGATCGAGGCCGCCCTCACCGCCGCCGACGGCGAGGTGAAGAACGCGATCCTCATGATCCTCGCCGACGTCGACGCCCCCACCGCCGCGCGCCGGCTCACGGTCTCCCAGGGCCACCTGCGTGCGGCGCTGCACGCGACCGAGCCCACCGCGTAA
- a CDS encoding alpha/beta hydrolase, protein MTTNRGRKALLLALSAAAVAGAALTGGGATAAAAEAGAGLVWGDCSPAVKPLPGQRCATLSVPLDYADPHGEQIGLAVSRLPGTRPEARRGTLMVIPGGPGSSGVQRLAQKGAALAKETAGAYDLVAFDPRGIGGSAKASCGLDEGDRWMMTLRSWPGADGAIDENVARSKRIAEACARNGGAMLRGLTTANQVRDLERLRQALGERKLSAWSVSYGTYVAAAYAEKYPHRTDRWVLDSSNDPDPKRVARGWLEGMAQGAEDRLPDFAAWAAHPDRADEGLRLAERPEDVRGVLMDLAARLDREPHASVIPGAPGEPVKAGPPLTGAMLLQAFHLALYSDAFFPAFGQLVTEALDPEGRPLLPRELAGALPDDAAAITVGVICNDVNWPASVPAYERAVAKDRARFPLTAGMPANITPCSFWKGGAVEKPVRITDRGPSNILMIQNLRDPSTPYANGLRMRAALGDRARLVSVDHGGHGVYLGNGNACGDAAVTRYLTEGVRPSGDVLCR, encoded by the coding sequence ATGACAACGAACCGTGGACGCAAGGCCCTGCTGCTCGCCCTCTCCGCCGCCGCCGTCGCCGGTGCCGCCCTCACCGGGGGCGGCGCCACCGCCGCTGCCGCCGAGGCCGGGGCCGGGCTGGTCTGGGGAGACTGCTCGCCGGCGGTGAAGCCGCTGCCCGGGCAGCGGTGCGCCACGCTCTCCGTGCCCCTGGACTACGCCGATCCCCACGGCGAGCAGATCGGGCTCGCCGTCTCCCGGCTGCCCGGCACGCGGCCCGAGGCGCGGCGCGGGACCCTGATGGTGATCCCCGGCGGGCCCGGCAGCTCCGGGGTGCAGCGGCTGGCGCAGAAGGGTGCCGCGCTGGCGAAGGAGACGGCCGGGGCGTACGACCTCGTGGCCTTCGACCCGCGGGGGATCGGCGGCTCCGCCAAGGCCTCGTGCGGGCTCGACGAGGGCGACCGGTGGATGATGACGCTGCGCTCGTGGCCCGGTGCCGACGGCGCGATCGACGAGAACGTCGCCCGCTCGAAGCGGATCGCCGAGGCCTGCGCCCGCAACGGCGGCGCCATGCTGCGCGGGCTGACGACGGCGAACCAGGTGCGGGACCTGGAGCGGCTGCGGCAGGCGCTCGGCGAGCGGAAGCTGTCGGCGTGGAGCGTGTCGTACGGGACGTACGTGGCGGCCGCCTACGCGGAGAAGTACCCGCACCGGACCGACCGTTGGGTGCTCGACAGCAGCAACGACCCCGACCCGAAGCGGGTGGCCCGGGGCTGGCTGGAGGGCATGGCGCAGGGTGCCGAGGACCGGCTCCCGGACTTCGCCGCCTGGGCGGCCCACCCGGACCGGGCGGACGAGGGGCTGCGGCTCGCGGAGCGCCCCGAGGACGTACGGGGTGTGCTCATGGATCTGGCGGCCCGGCTCGACCGCGAGCCGCACGCCTCGGTGATCCCCGGGGCGCCGGGCGAGCCCGTGAAGGCCGGGCCTCCGCTGACGGGAGCGATGCTGCTCCAGGCGTTCCACCTCGCCCTCTATTCCGACGCGTTCTTCCCGGCCTTCGGGCAGCTCGTGACGGAGGCGCTCGACCCGGAGGGCCGGCCGCTGCTGCCGCGTGAGCTGGCGGGCGCGCTGCCGGACGACGCCGCGGCCATCACCGTCGGCGTGATCTGCAACGACGTGAACTGGCCCGCGTCCGTGCCGGCGTACGAGCGGGCCGTGGCGAAGGACCGGGCGCGGTTCCCGCTGACGGCCGGGATGCCGGCGAACATCACGCCCTGCTCCTTCTGGAAGGGCGGGGCCGTGGAGAAGCCGGTCCGGATCACCGACCGGGGGCCTTCCAACATCCTCATGATCCAGAACCTCCGCGACCCCTCGACGCCCTACGCCAACGGACTGAGGATGCGGGCGGCGCTCGGCGACCGGGCCCGTCTCGTCTCGGTCGACCACGGCGGGCACGGGGTCTACCTCGGCAACGGCAACGCCTGCGGTGACGCGGCGGTGACCCGCTATCTGACCGAGGGCGTGCGGCCGTCCGGGGACGTGCTCTGCCGCTGA
- a CDS encoding aldo/keto reductase — MTTTTATTTGSTATTGSTTTPHASASGTWTLGGDLTVNRIGFGAMRLPQRGEALVENAVPRDRDSAIAVLRKAVELGVNHIDTAAFYFSPLRSANELINSAFGGAYPDDLVIATKVGPCRDASGAWSTHARTPAALRGQVEENLRQLGRDHLDVVNLRIVGTDSIAERFGALAELREAGLIRHLGVSNITPEQLAEAQAVAPVVCVQNMYGIGVRPEYEDFVRLCGEQGIAFVPFYAIAAAGRQGGATAPESPEVLAVAEAHGASAAQVRIAWTLHQGPHMLAIPGTGDPAHLAANVEAGALRLTPEDLTLLNDLHHAPEAG, encoded by the coding sequence ATGACCACCACCACCGCCACCACGACCGGCTCGACCGCCACCACCGGCTCGACCACCACGCCCCACGCATCCGCCTCCGGCACCTGGACCCTCGGCGGTGATCTCACCGTCAACCGGATCGGCTTCGGCGCCATGCGGCTGCCCCAGCGCGGCGAGGCCCTCGTCGAGAACGCCGTACCGAGGGACCGCGACAGCGCGATCGCCGTCCTGCGCAAGGCCGTCGAGCTCGGGGTGAACCACATCGACACGGCCGCCTTCTACTTCTCGCCGCTCCGCTCCGCGAACGAGCTGATCAACAGCGCCTTCGGCGGCGCCTACCCCGACGACCTCGTCATCGCCACCAAGGTCGGCCCCTGCCGCGACGCCTCCGGCGCCTGGAGCACGCACGCGCGCACCCCCGCCGCCCTGCGCGGCCAGGTCGAGGAGAACCTGCGCCAGCTCGGCCGCGACCACCTCGACGTCGTCAACCTCCGTATCGTCGGCACCGATTCGATCGCCGAGCGCTTCGGCGCCCTCGCCGAGCTCCGCGAGGCGGGTCTCATCCGCCATCTCGGCGTCTCCAACATCACCCCCGAGCAGCTCGCCGAGGCGCAGGCCGTCGCCCCCGTCGTCTGCGTCCAGAACATGTACGGGATCGGCGTCCGCCCCGAGTACGAGGACTTCGTCCGTCTCTGCGGCGAACAGGGCATCGCCTTCGTGCCCTTCTACGCGATCGCCGCGGCCGGCCGGCAGGGCGGCGCCACCGCCCCCGAGAGCCCCGAGGTGCTCGCCGTCGCCGAGGCCCACGGGGCGAGCGCCGCCCAGGTCCGCATCGCCTGGACCCTCCACCAGGGGCCCCACATGCTCGCCATCCCCGGCACCGGCGACCCCGCCCACCTCGCCGCCAACGTCGAGGCGGGCGCCCTCCGCCTGACTCCGGAGGACCTGACCCTGCTGAACGACCTCCACCACGCGCCTGAGGCAGGCTGA
- a CDS encoding transporter substrate-binding domain-containing protein, translating into MTTSPNSPHIAADLAPTGTLRASINLGNPVLAQGTPDAPSGITVDLAREFGARLGLPVELLCFDAARKSFEAMAEGRADLCFLAVDPAREKEVAFTAPYVVIEGVYAVPRDSGLTTVEEVDAPGVRIGVKQGSAYDLFLSRSLAHATVVRGDEGVDVFRAEGLEAGAGIRQPMTAYAAAHPDVRLIEGRFMEIRQAVGTTVGRRPETIAFLRETIETLKTNGFVTASLHRAGQDPALVAP; encoded by the coding sequence ATGACGACCTCACCGAACTCCCCGCACATCGCCGCCGACCTGGCCCCCACCGGCACCCTGCGCGCCTCGATCAACCTCGGGAACCCGGTCCTCGCGCAGGGCACGCCCGACGCCCCCTCGGGCATCACGGTCGACCTGGCCCGGGAGTTCGGGGCGCGGCTCGGCCTGCCCGTGGAGCTGCTCTGCTTCGACGCGGCGCGCAAGTCGTTCGAGGCGATGGCGGAGGGGCGCGCCGACCTCTGCTTCCTCGCCGTCGACCCGGCGCGCGAGAAGGAGGTCGCCTTCACCGCGCCGTACGTCGTCATCGAGGGCGTGTACGCGGTCCCGCGCGACTCCGGCCTCACCACCGTCGAGGAGGTGGACGCCCCCGGCGTCCGGATCGGCGTCAAGCAGGGCTCGGCGTACGACCTGTTCCTCTCCCGCTCCCTCGCGCACGCGACGGTCGTACGCGGCGACGAGGGCGTCGACGTGTTCCGCGCCGAGGGCCTGGAGGCGGGCGCGGGCATCCGGCAGCCGATGACCGCGTACGCCGCCGCGCACCCGGACGTCCGGCTGATCGAAGGCCGCTTCATGGAGATCCGCCAAGCGGTCGGGACGACCGTCGGCCGCCGCCCCGAGACGATCGCGTTCCTCCGCGAGACGATCGAGACCCTGAAGACGAACGGCTTCGTCACCGCCTCCCTCCACCGCGCGGGCCAGGACCCGGCACTCGTGGCCCCGTAG